The genomic stretch AGATTGGAATTATAATTACTATTTGATCAATATGTAAATTCAAAGGTATAATTGTTGATTTGTTAAGAATTTGATTAACCTTGAAGAGAAGGAGGAAAAGAgagaattttttgtttttttctttagGAGAAGGGTAGGTGATGGAAAAGTTATGAAAAACAGTACAGGAATGAGTAAAACTtgtacatgaatgagcaactacgttAATTTTATAGGTGCCGAAAAACCGTTTAATAAATGCGGAGTACTTCGTAACATGGGTCTgttagagcaagtccaatggtaagctagtttcAACTAGCTTACTATTGTCACATCACATTTTAAGCTAGTTTATTTTTGAGCTACTAATTCATTTCAATGGTTTAGCCAAAAGTTTAACTAGCTTGACTCATATGTTAATTAAGTAAACTAATTTCTATTGGTTGAATTTTGTGGTAGGGTCATTTAAGCTACTAGCTTAATGAAGGCTCAATTCTTGGTTTAAGCTACCCTATATGTCTTGTCGATGGTTTAGCCACAACttacaattttaaaaaaaattaaagcagTCACTGCCCAAACCATCGGACTTCGCTTCTTATACGGagtgtatatatatattgatCCAAGACACCGATCCTCATAGCACGTAGCCTAAACAAAAAAAACCCACAGTCGTTCACTCCTTTTCGCCGCCGCCTCTACCGTCGCATACGCCTCCGTCGTCGCCGTCAGGCGACCAACTGCTAGTCGGTAAAACAATCATACTTCTCAACTTGTGGACATTCATTCAGTCATTCTActtactcttcttcttcttcctcctcctttATTAATCTGATTGCTTTTTTATATTTAAAATCCTAATTTTAGTTTAATATTGTAGAGATGATTAGTAGGAGGTGGTGCAGCAGCTGTATGATGAAGAATATGGCTTATCCTACTGATTTGGGCTACATGTActcccttctttctttctttttcggatTGCCGTTTGATTTTTCATGTTTATTCGACTTGTCGCTATTCGCTATCGTTCTTGTTTCATCCTCTATAAACCGTTTATGTGCGCTTCTCTACTATGTTATTCAGGACTATACAGGAATATCTTTTCACGTCTCATTTCACTATATATACTTTAAATACGTATTTCTAATTGTCGCGTTTGTGACATGAATTGCAATGTATTATGTATATGTCGATTATAAATTGTCTCAACCCCCGGGAGAAAAACATGTATTCTATTAGCTAGTTAAGATCAATAACATCTTGCGGCTTTTTTTGGATTTGGTGACGGTATTTGTGAGTCTTGTGACGGAAGGAGTATTAGGTTTGATGTTGATAAAATCCCTCGACATCACGCTTTAATTCTCTCAGTCAGCCTCTTTTTCGTCCTATGTATTTTCAATGTTTAACCGGTAAAGATCACACTAGCTTGTTTATGTACTCGTTGACAGTTTTGCTTCTAAAACACATTTGGTCGAGTGTTACAGTATGATGGATGATTGCATTCTTTGTGTCTTGATCTTCCTTGATTATTATTCTCCTGTGTCTTTAGATGTTGCAGCAGGTGTGGGAAAGTTCTCGACGATAATCTTTTCATAGAGGAACCACAATTCGGGAAGAATGGTGATTGGCAGGTTGGCGCTCCATTCTGGAAAAGTTCCTGCATACATTAATATACCatgttttttgtttattttgggaTGTCATCGTGTTTTTCTGTTATACAGAACCTGGTGCATGTTTCTTTTGAGAGGGCCGTTGCATCGGAGGATTCAGCTTCCCGTGAAAGGCCACTGAATAAAGGTATGTGCTTATAAGTTTCAAATTTTGATTAGTCCTTTGCTCTGAGTATGTTTTCTTAAACTTCTTGTGGTTATTCTCCGTCTTAGGTATTGAGGTTTTGCATTGTTGTTGCCTGTTGGTTGTTGATATCTATCTTATTATGCGGAATCGCTAAATCCACGATGATATTTAGTTCGATTAGGACTATGTTTTgatagaaaataaataaatataattaaattaaagagTCTAAATTAAATCTCACTAATGTAACTAGGGAGCAGATAGCACAAAAAACAAGCATTCCTCCAGGCTATCGTGAATGTCGTATTTGCATAAATGAACTTGATTCCctaaaatttgaaatttcaagATGGATTCCTTTGTCTGAATCCACAGCCATCTTTCCTTTCTCTGATACAGGTCTGGAAAATTTAACATTAACAGAGGATCTACATTCAAATTCTAGCGGGCAAAGGAATGCTGACGGAGGCCCAGGAACTTCTCCAGGGTTAAGCTGCCTCAACCACAGTAAGAGGGATCGGGACAGCTCATAACATCCCATGTGAGCAATACGTCGAATCCACCTGAAGGATTGTAAGGACTGAGGACCACTGAAGGAAGTACAAGAATTTAAGCTCCACCTTCTATACGGAATAATTTTTTAGAAAATGACATCGCACAAGATCGCATTGTGGCGAACTGTCCTTAGCTTGGTAATCAAGGCCATCAGCCTATAAATAGCTATGTCTGATGTAATAGCAGAGCTATAAATCGAATTCTTATAATAATTTATGTCAGAGTCCATGCTTCTGTGTTGTAAGAATTCTTCATTCTCGTTTTTTAGACCGCTGGCACATGTTTAACTCTTTGAAATGGAACCAAACTCATCTAGAACAAAGAAACAGCTAAATGCCACACAACCAAGTTTTTTACTCAGCCCTCTTGGCTTACGTTACCTTGCAAGCGAGATTTTTTGTCTAATCTATACATCTTCATATGGGATCTTGTCCGGCAAAGAGCCTAAAGTCTAAACAAGCCTTAAACAGAGCCTTTTATCCCTGAATAGCCTTGGGGGAGCGGTCAGAATTTTCTCATGAAATTTCGAATGATGTAGTTGTCCCTTCTTATTTGCATTTTATTCTACATTTTTGTGCACGGGGATTGGTGTTACGAGTACACGAGACTTGAAATAGCGTCATTGCACTCGTATTACAAATTTTCATTTGTATCGTGTCATAAGCCTGTTACATGGAAATGTGAGGAGTACCGTCCTCCCGGAGTACGCAAGAATTTTTCATGGAAATGCAGCCATTTTACGATGAAATGAATCCTTATTTAATAAATAAGAATTTATTGATGATTTTTTTactataaaatggtcacattccCGTTCTTAGAAATATCAATCGTTGTATATAATAGCATTTTGTTGAGTGGTGCCTTGGCGAGAGCTTCGGTGGGCTAGTGGCAATAGATAGTctctataaataaaaatatttatTACAAAATTGTCACATTTTACGCTCAAATTTTTTGGCATGGAATGAGCCTTCGCTAATTGATcattctataaataaaaatattatgTTGAATTAGGCTGATACATATATCATCTTAGGATTTCCAATACTAAAACGTACGACACAAATTGATATGTATGACTTATTAAATGATAAAATTGGTTAATTGTAAGGTTTtaaatatggttttttttttgtgagatcttATATGAAAAGTTGTATATGACAAACTTCAATATTATACAATTTTCGTTACCCAAAACATATGGTATAATGTTAAAAAAAACATATGGTACATTTTTGTATGCGAATGCCGAATGATAGGGTGGGCCGGTTGCGAGATGGAGCATTTTTATTAAAAAAGTAATTTAATGTTAGTAAATGAGTTGTTTTTTTATACATTGGAATCGTCTTACAATATAAGACCTCTCAGGCAACAAATACTAtttttttaattactaaaatcaGATTCATAACAATCTTAAATACTGGTGCGTTGACAAAGACAAATCCGCACCAGTACTACACTATTCCAATAGAAATTCACAACTTATACTACTCGTATTTTTCATTATTAACGGGTTGTCTTATTGAGCAAATTCACAACTTTTATTATTTGTATTTTTCATAATTAACATCTATATAATCTAATTAAATGTCCAATTAATGGCAATTAAATGTCCAATAAATGTGTCATGATTTATTGTGATTTTCACGAGTGATAAAGTATTAAGAAACTAATAATATTTCTACCATTTTGTAATTAAAATAGAAATTTCCATATTATAAAAAATTATTTCCTTTTTTGTTTggcaaaaataattaaataaataagtagaTGTGTTTCCCAAAATTTTGAAGAACCAACTCACCAATCCCCAGAGCGCGTAGCCTACACAAAAAAAACCGCCGTCGTTCACTCATTTTCGCCGCCGTTCACTCCTCCGCCGTTCACTCCTCCGCCGCATTCGCCGTCGTTGTCGCCGTCAGGCGACCAACTGCTAGTCGGTAAAACAATCATACTGTCAACTTGGGGACATTCATTCATTCTACTTagtcttcttcttcctcttttaTTAATTTGATTGTTTTTTTGTATatcttaaaccctaattttaattcAATATTGTAGAGATGAGTAGTAGAAGTTGGTGCGGCAGCTGTATGAAAACGAGAGATGTTAAAACTACTGAGTTGGGCCACATGTACTccatctttctttctttttcggatTTCCGTTTGATTTTCCCGTTTATTCGATTAGTCGATTTCTCCGTTGTAGTCGCTGTCGTTCTTGTTTCATCCTCTTTATACTGCCGATTTTGCAATAAACTGTTTATGTGCGCTTCTGTACTATGTATGAATGAGGATTGATGTAATTCAGGACTACACATGTGTTTCATGCTTAATTGTCGACAGGAGTATCTTTTCACATCTCATTTTACGATATATACTTGAAATACGTATTTCTACTTGTCGCTTTTGTGACATGGATTGTAATTTATATATCAATTATGATTATAAATTGTGTCTCAACCCGGTGTAGTCGCTGTAGTTCGTGAAAATGAATAACACTTTGTGACTCTATTTGGAATTTTGGATTTGGGGACGGTATTTTTCAAGGGCTTTAGGCTATCAATCTTTGATTAAAAAAGGACAAATAATAGATACCTGTTTTGTGAAAGGAGTATTAGGTTTAATGTTGATAAAATCCTTCGTTCTGCTCCAAAGGATCGTTGTATTAGTATTTTACGTCACGCTTTAGTTTTCTCAGTCAGCCTCTTTTTCTCCTATGTATTTTTAATGTTTAATCGATAAAGATCACACTAGCTTGTTTCTGTACTTGTTGACAGTTTTGCTTCTAAAAGACATTTGGTTGAGTGTTAATACTTAATAGTGTGATGGATGATTGCATTCTTTGTATCTTGATCTTCCTTGCTTATTATTCTCTTGTTTTAGATGTTGCACCAAATGTGGGAAAGTTGTCGCCGAAGATATGTTCAGAGAGGAAGTACAATTCACGAAGGGTCCTTCTGGGCAGGTTGGCGCTCCATTCTAGAAAAGTTCTTCACTTGTCTGCATATGCCatgtttttttgtttattttgggaTGTCATCGTGGGTTTCTGATTTACAGGGCGGGCCGAGTGGTTCTTATGTGAGGATTGAATCAGAGTATTCGGCTTCCCGTGAAAGGACACTACATAGGGGTATGTGCTTATAAGTATCAAAATTTGATTAGTCCTTTGCTCTGAGTATGCTTTGTTAAACTTTTTGTGATTATTCTCTGTTTTACGTATTGAGGTTTTGGATTGTTGTTGGTTTATTAAGATCTATCTTATTAGGCTGAATCGCTAGTGTGGACACCTGACCGTCTGTCAGAAAATTCACGATGATTTTCATCTAGATTAAAACAATATCTTCTGCCCAGGACTATTTTTCAACAGAGAATATAATTAAATTAGACAGTCTAAATTAAATGTCACTAATGTAACTTGGTGGCAGATAGCACAAAAGCAAGCATGCCTCCAGGCTATCGTGAAGTGTTGTATCTCCATAAATGAAAATGAACAGCGCTGCTTGATTCCCTAAAAACTGAAGATGGATTCCTTTGTCTGAATCCACAGTCATCTTTCCTTCCTACTATTCATTCATGTAATTGTTGATGCCATATTTCATGCTTCTGTACTTCaagaattcttcaattctcgtttgTTAAACCACTGGCACACGTTTAAATCTTGCAAATGGAACTGAACTCATCCCAAACAAAGAAAAAGCTAAATGCCACCCAAGAACCAGTCAAGGACAAAAGAGCTAGAGGCAACCAAGTTAAAACACTTTTATCTTCACATGGGGTCTTGTCTTCAGAGAGCCCAAACAAGCCTTAGACAGAGCCTTTTATCCCTCAATAGCCTGGGAGGAGCAGTCAAGGCAATGTCATCTTTCGAATAATGCACGCTAAGCCTCTAATTTTAGCCATGATTTAAGTATTACTCGAAAGGCCAAGTTCCAGGAATTTTCTCATGAATTTTCTAATGAAGTAGTTCAGTAGCTGTCTCTTCTTATTTGCATTTTGTTCAACATTTTCGTACACGGCGGTCATTCTGTTGCTATCTCGTATACAAAGACCCCCCTTCCTCTTCATGTCTTCTACTCAATTTAGTCTCTCATAAATAAATAGGTTAAGGATGAAGTCACTGTTTCTGCCTAAACCTAAAGACAAGGACATTGGAAGATTATAAGGGTTCAGTGTGGGACTTTATAATTGGGTATAAGTGTATCTCTTATTTTTACAACCATTAGAAAAGTTATGGCTTGCTGGGCTATAATGGAAATTATCCAGaagcccttttttttttttttttttttttcttccagaAAATGAGTGCATATAGGAAATGGAGGATTACCTAAATTGATGAATTGGTGAAGGAGATCCTTCACAATATTTTGTAATGTGATGTAACTTTATCAGTAATTCACTAATTGCAAAGGACTTATAAATTACATCGATGAAGGCTAATCAATTCTACAAAGAAGGCTAGCTGAGGGTGGGGATCACTAAAAGACAAAAAAAGTTGCAAAAAGTAAGTGTCAAACACTCAAACTCACGACCAGGAGAACAATAAATACCGATAGGTATAGTGGTATACTAAATACACTTGACCAACTGCAATCCACAGTATTTTAGCGCGCGTAAACAAATTTGCCAGGTTCTGTTCAAGTGCACTGCTTGCACAGGTCATTAGCCGCACGTGCCAAAATGAAAATTGTCTGTGCGGCAGGTAGACAACTGGGTTAGGGTTATTTTATCAAATATGGCTGTACAACTTCAAGGCATGACTATTTTTCTGTTTCTTGCTGCAGCCTATGAATTCATTTATGAAATGGTTCAGAACATGGGCGTTGGTGATGGAGATTTTCTAGCTAAACCTTCCGTGCGATTTTATGAAGTGAGTTGTACAAAACTGTGCCTATTTTTGAGGGACACACAGTTCTTATAATCATATGACGTCATGTATGTCTGTTTTTGTTAAAGATAGCCGTTGAGAAAAATTTTGTGCGTGGCCGTAGAGCTGAGCAGGTGGCAGCTGCATGTCTTTACATTGCATGTCGGTAAGCAGTTTAATTGCGTAAATATTGTTCAAATGTTTGCCTACTCTGTAGTTGGACTTGGACTGGATCTAGCTAAGTATTGATACTCATTCACTATGTTGCTCAATCTCGCGTAAGGTGTAGGGTTCTGGTACTGTTCCTAGTGTTAGGTTCTCCAAGGTACGAAATTGTAGACCCTACGACCCTGTCCGAATTTTTTGACATGGGTATGGGGACATGGCTAGTATAAAAAGAgtttttccttttatttatttaatctTTCATTAATGAAAATGTCAACGGTGTGACATATATTGAATGTCGTTACATTCTGTCCAATATGGTCAAATACTATGTAATACATACTGGCAATATGCCACGGGCCCATAGCCCGCAACCCACAAGCCCACAACCCACAAGCCCACATTAGTCAGTTCAAAATGATGATATAGTAAAACAAACCGTTAacaagaaagaaaatcaaaagatcTCTAATACTCTTCTTTTGCTCAATGAAGTAGAAATATCAGCCAGACGCCGGTCATATTCGTTACGC from Silene latifolia isolate original U9 population chromosome 5, ASM4854445v1, whole genome shotgun sequence encodes the following:
- the LOC141657175 gene encoding uncharacterized protein LOC141657175, encoding MISRRWCSSCMMKNMAYPTDLGYICCSRCGKVLDDNLFIEEPQFGKNGDWQNLVHVSFERAVASEDSASRERPLNKGLENLTLTEDLHSNSSGQRNADGGPGTSPGLSCLNHSKRDRDSS